From one Salvelinus sp. IW2-2015 linkage group LG11, ASM291031v2, whole genome shotgun sequence genomic stretch:
- the LOC111970547 gene encoding delayed-rectifier potassium channel regulatory subunit KCNS2, with product MVKESLPAWVQDAEDILVHINVGGLKRSLFSSTLSSFPDTRLGRLLACDSEEAILQVCDDYDAQQKEFYFDRNPGLFPYVLQFYQTGKLHIMEELCIFSFCQEIEYWGINEFFLDSCCSYRYHDRKLESRHKSWDEESDVSSVDTSVDEITDLNKDIQHFQEMRCGNARKYLWLTLENPGYSIPSKLFSFLSIAVVLTSISIMCINSLPEYQHFDEDGKQVEEPTLQALDFFCICWFTFEVVTRMLLAPNRRKFFRHPLNIIDIVSVLPIYITLPIDLALGSESELGNLGKLVQVLRLMRIFRVLKLARHSTGLRSLGATLRHSYREVGILLLYLGVGVCVFSGFAYTAEYEEDVGLDTIPACWWWGTVSMTTVGYGDVVPVTVAGKLAASGCILGGTLVVALPITIIFNKFSHFYRKQKALEASVRNSNKKKVKVCSDNVREEEDGDGGLDRDSQCLEELDEDEDDGGVVNYSYVDHPPLPMERSSPLTRRKEFFN from the exons ATGGTAAAAGAGAGTCTCCCAGCCTGGGTCCAGGACGCTGAGGATATCCTGGTGCACATCAATGTTGGAGGCCTGAAGCGCAGCCTGTTCTCGAGCACTCTAAGTAGTTTCCCCGATACACGTCTGGGACGCCTGCTGGCCTGCGACTCCGAGGAGGCCATATTGCAAGTTTGCGACGATTACGACGCTCAACAAAAGGAGTTTTACTTTGACCGCAACCCGGGACTCTTCCCTTACGTGCTGCAATTCTACCAGACCGGCAAACTCCACATCATGGAGGAACTGTGCATCTTCTCTTTCTGCCAGGAAATTGAATACTGGGGAATCAATGAGTTCTTCCTGGACAGCTGCTGTAGCTACCGTTACCACGATCGCAAACTAGAGAGCCGCCACAAGAGCTGGGATGAGGAGAGTGATGTTAGCAGTGTGGACACTTCTGTGGATGAGATCACAGACCTGAACAAGGACATCCAGCACTTCCAGGAAATGCGCTGTGGAAACGCCCGGAAGTACCTGTGGCTGACACTGGAGAACCCAGGCTACTCCATTCCCAGTAAGCTGTTCAGCTTCCTCTCCATAGCTGTGGTTCTGACCTCCATATCCATCATGTGCATTAACAGCCTTCCAGAGTACCAGCACTTTGACGAGGATGGCAAACAAGTGGAGGAGCCGACCCTGCAAGCGCTGGACTTCTTCTGCATCTGCTGGTTCACCTTTGAGGTAGTGACGCGGATGCTTTTGGCGCCCAACAGGAGAAAGTTCTTCCGCCACCCGCTTAACATAATCGACATTGTGTCGGTGTTGCCCATCTATATCACGCTGCCTATTGACCTGGCGTTGGGCAGTGAATCAGAGCTGGGGAACCTGGGCAAATTGGTGCAGGTGCTCCGCCTCATGAGGATATTCAGGGTTCTGAAGCTGGCCAGACATTCAACAGGCCTCAGGTCTTTGGGAGCAACGCTAAGG CACAGTTACAGGGAGGTGGGCATCCTGCTGCTGTACCTGggcgtgggtgtgtgcgtgttctCTGGCTTTGCCTATACTGCCGAGTATGAGGAGGACGTGGGGCTGGATACCATTCCTGCCTGCTGGTGGTGGGGCACCGTCAGCATGACCACTGTGGGCTACGGCGATGTGGTGCCCGTCACGGTGGCTGGAAAGCTGGCGGCCAGTGGCTGCATCCTGGGTGGGACCCTGGTGGTGGCCCTGCCCATCACTATCATCTTCAACAAGTTCTCTCACTTCTACCGCAAGCAGAAGGCCCTGGAAGCCTCGGTAAGAAACAGCAACAAGAAGAAGGTCAAAGTGTGCAGTGACAATGTGCgggaggaagaggatggggaTGGGGGTTTGGATAGGGATAGCCAGTGTCTGGAGGAGCTGGATGAGGATGAAGATGATGGAGGAGTGGTAAATTATAGCTATGTTGATCATCCACCGCTGCCTATGGAGAGGTCCAGCCCGTTGACGAGGAGGAAAGAGTTCTTCAACTGA